Proteins encoded together in one Fibrobacter sp. UWP2 window:
- the panD gene encoding aspartate 1-decarboxylase gives MQLELLKAKIHRATVTDANLNYEGSITIARDLMDAAGILPFEKVGVLDVNNGNRLDTYVIEGKAGSGVICLNGAAARLVQPGDLVIIVAYATMSAEEAKTWKPTVIRVNSKNEII, from the coding sequence ATGCAGCTAGAACTTTTAAAAGCGAAAATTCACCGAGCCACCGTTACAGATGCCAACCTCAACTACGAGGGTTCCATCACTATTGCCCGCGACCTGATGGATGCCGCAGGCATCCTTCCCTTTGAGAAGGTCGGCGTGCTCGACGTGAACAACGGCAACCGCCTCGATACCTACGTGATTGAAGGCAAGGCCGGTTCCGGCGTCATTTGTCTGAACGGCGCTGCGGCACGCCTGGTGCAACCGGGCGACCTCGTGATTATCGTGGCATACGCCACCATGAGTGCCGAAGAAGCCAAGACCTGGAAGCCGACGGTCATTCGCGTCAACAGCAAGAACGAAATCATCTAG
- a CDS encoding SPOR domain-containing protein, translating into MKMKFWNFRGIAVALLSAFAANAFAQTMADAQKAYVAGNWKEAAAAYEKACPTLADSAKTECYLWNVLALSQTGVTADFSKAGKRLDSLIAKTSPQNTIYSDLMMTKAQFQLYLGKHEKAAESLNHAIETAQPRQVTVLQKVCTAVQARVKNDILDSNCKKLNNPEAFAQAKPSAAVQPAAVTQPVVQTPEQVKPEPNPVKASAEPAKTVPEPATSTQKETWYLQLGAFGVKGNADLLVSNLKKRGITAKIEERPGETKTLYVVQTGDFDSKEKAIDFGAQKLAPLNVEFRAFARK; encoded by the coding sequence ATGAAGATGAAGTTTTGGAATTTTCGCGGAATTGCAGTTGCTTTGCTTTCTGCTTTTGCAGCAAATGCGTTCGCGCAGACGATGGCAGACGCACAGAAGGCCTATGTAGCCGGCAACTGGAAAGAAGCCGCAGCCGCATACGAAAAGGCCTGCCCAACCCTTGCCGACTCGGCAAAAACGGAATGCTACCTGTGGAACGTGCTCGCTCTTTCGCAAACGGGTGTGACAGCCGACTTTAGCAAGGCGGGCAAGCGCCTCGACAGCCTCATCGCCAAAACGAGCCCGCAAAACACGATCTACTCGGACCTGATGATGACAAAAGCGCAGTTTCAGCTCTACCTCGGCAAGCACGAAAAGGCGGCGGAATCACTGAACCACGCCATTGAAACGGCACAGCCCCGCCAAGTCACGGTCCTCCAAAAGGTGTGCACCGCCGTGCAAGCCCGCGTCAAAAACGACATTCTGGACAGCAACTGCAAAAAACTGAACAACCCCGAGGCGTTTGCGCAAGCCAAACCATCGGCGGCGGTCCAACCTGCGGCTGTAACCCAACCGGTGGTACAGACCCCAGAGCAGGTCAAACCCGAGCCCAATCCGGTAAAGGCATCTGCCGAGCCCGCAAAAACGGTTCCCGAACCAGCAACATCCACTCAAAAAGAGACCTGGTATTTGCAACTTGGAGCCTTTGGCGTCAAGGGAAACGCCGATTTGCTGGTGAGCAACCTCAAAAAAAGGGGCATTACTGCCAAAATCGAGGAACGTCCCGGCGAGACTAAGACACTTTACGTTGTCCAGACAGGTGATTTTGACTCCAAAGAGAAGGCCATTGACTTTGGGGCACAAAAATTAGCCCCTCTCAATGTGGAATTTAGGGCCTTTGCTAGGAAATAA
- the miaB gene encoding tRNA (N6-isopentenyl adenosine(37)-C2)-methylthiotransferase MiaB: MKKYHLATYGCQMNEYDSAMIAQELDMCGCVETSNQEDADFIIVNTCSVREKAEETAIANISKLKYLNKKNPDVKVVVCGCMAKNRGPELLKRLPNVSYIVGPDQYKKIPELLLGDAKSPLHQTHHKMFIDEDLSENYLGEYAKLQNDFSTFVAIQRGCNKRCSYCIVPYLRGPEKYRDMEDVLAEVRKAADKGITEVTLLGQTVNAYKTEGGNFADLLTKVSEIGGIRRIRFTSPHPRHYTNELIDVLLNNPKVCHYAHIPIQSGSDAMLKKMRRQHNMEQYLSIIEQLRSKDPFYGISTDVICGFVGETEEDFEQTLKAFETCQFDSAFMFIYSPRKGTESYKEAETLTEAEKNERHTRLVELQNAITLKRNQMMLGRTEELLVEKNSVRDETELRGRTDNFKKVVFKPEEGRIVKPGDYVKVKLDDIRGWTIRGTLV; this comes from the coding sequence ATGAAAAAATACCACTTGGCCACATACGGCTGCCAGATGAACGAGTACGACTCGGCGATGATTGCCCAGGAGCTCGACATGTGCGGTTGCGTCGAGACGAGCAACCAGGAAGATGCCGACTTCATCATCGTGAACACCTGCAGCGTACGCGAAAAGGCCGAGGAAACCGCCATCGCGAACATCAGCAAGCTCAAGTACCTGAACAAGAAGAACCCCGACGTGAAGGTGGTCGTTTGCGGCTGCATGGCGAAGAATCGCGGGCCGGAACTTTTGAAGCGCCTGCCTAACGTGAGCTACATCGTGGGCCCGGACCAGTACAAGAAAATTCCGGAGTTGCTGCTGGGCGACGCCAAAAGTCCCTTGCACCAGACGCACCACAAGATGTTCATCGACGAGGACTTGAGCGAGAACTACCTGGGTGAATACGCGAAACTCCAGAACGACTTCAGCACGTTCGTCGCCATCCAGCGCGGGTGCAACAAGCGCTGCAGCTACTGTATTGTGCCGTATCTGCGCGGGCCGGAAAAGTACCGCGACATGGAAGACGTGCTTGCCGAAGTGCGCAAGGCGGCCGACAAGGGCATTACCGAGGTGACGCTCCTTGGCCAGACGGTGAACGCCTACAAGACGGAAGGCGGGAACTTTGCGGACCTGCTTACGAAGGTTTCTGAAATCGGGGGCATCCGCCGCATCCGCTTTACGAGCCCGCACCCGAGGCATTACACGAACGAGCTCATCGACGTGCTGCTGAACAACCCGAAGGTCTGCCACTACGCACACATCCCTATCCAGAGCGGCTCCGACGCCATGCTCAAGAAGATGCGCCGCCAACACAACATGGAGCAGTACCTCTCGATTATAGAGCAGCTGCGCAGCAAGGACCCGTTCTACGGAATTTCGACGGACGTGATTTGCGGATTCGTGGGCGAAACGGAAGAAGATTTCGAGCAGACGCTCAAAGCTTTTGAAACGTGCCAGTTCGACTCCGCCTTCATGTTCATCTACAGCCCGCGCAAGGGCACGGAATCGTACAAGGAAGCGGAGACTCTCACCGAGGCCGAAAAGAACGAGCGCCACACGCGCCTGGTGGAACTGCAGAACGCCATCACGCTCAAGCGTAACCAGATGATGCTCGGCCGCACCGAGGAACTGCTGGTGGAAAAGAACTCCGTACGCGACGAGACGGAACTGCGCGGCCGCACCGATAACTTCAAGAAGGTCGTTTTCAAGCCCGAAGAAGGCCGCATCGTGAAGCCCGGCGACTACGTGAAGGTGAAACTCGACGACATCCGCGGATGGACGATCCGAGGGACGCTGGTGTGA
- a CDS encoding AgmX/PglI C-terminal domain-containing protein, which yields MAKLFSRCLGKIVLMTAAALWAGCSDSEKNDDAAKQDNPKLIHPWDTKKFFDEKPEGNLLEKKEKRRLDSLKNIGKLIDTGVTALYGVYVADSMVVANASAKTPQNSKGLAEFPVREKISVAEGSSLDKESIFNVLVSFTPGLRHIYSIRYLKKNPDKHFEGEITLKLTIAADGSVKENQIKSSTTGYKEFDEDIQKAVSRWKFPKVESGETIATFPITFQENTVEIKSSQPE from the coding sequence ATGGCTAAACTCTTTAGCAGATGTCTTGGGAAGATTGTTCTGATGACCGCAGCGGCGCTGTGGGCCGGTTGCAGCGATTCCGAAAAAAACGATGATGCTGCCAAGCAGGATAATCCCAAATTGATTCATCCCTGGGACACGAAGAAATTTTTCGACGAAAAGCCCGAAGGCAATCTCCTTGAGAAAAAGGAAAAGCGGAGATTGGATTCCCTAAAGAATATCGGCAAACTGATTGACACGGGTGTAACTGCTCTTTATGGAGTTTATGTGGCGGATTCTATGGTGGTCGCCAATGCGTCTGCAAAAACTCCGCAAAATTCGAAAGGCCTTGCCGAATTTCCGGTTAGAGAAAAAATATCTGTTGCTGAAGGTAGCTCGCTTGACAAAGAATCTATTTTTAATGTCTTGGTTTCTTTCACGCCAGGATTGCGCCATATATACAGTATCAGGTATTTAAAGAAAAATCCTGATAAACATTTTGAAGGCGAAATCACCTTGAAGTTGACAATCGCTGCGGACGGCTCGGTTAAAGAAAATCAAATTAAATCTTCGACTACAGGTTATAAAGAATTTGATGAAGATATTCAAAAAGCTGTAAGTCGCTGGAAATTTCCGAAAGTGGAGTCGGGAGAAACTATTGCGACTTTCCCAATTACTTTTCAAGAAAACACGGTTGAAATAAAGTCCTCTCAGCCTGAATAG